The genomic interval ATTCCTTGAACAAAGAGATTGTCATCATGCACCCAGGACCAATTAATAGAGGAGTAGAGATAACCTCAGATGTAGCAGATTCGCAACAATCAGTTATCTTGAATCAGGTCGAAAATGGCGTAGCGATCAGAATGGCAGTTATTTACCTTTTAGCTTCAAAAATTCAATAATCCTTAGTAAATTAGCAAATCATTAATTTTAAAAGATAAAATATGAAAGTAGATGAAAAAGGAAATACAATGACCTTAAAAGATACTCAAGGTGATTTTACTTCATTTTTAATGAAAGTGACACATCAATATAAGACCTACGAAAATCATAATATCATAATTGATCTTTTAGCTCACAAGGATATTACAACTGAAGATGTAATAGCACTTTTACCATTATCCAAACAACATAAAAAAGCAAAAAAATCTTTTATCGTTGTGGTTGGTGATTTTGATTACAATGCCATACCAACAAAATTGACTGTTGTTCCTACTTTACTTGAAGCGAATGACATTATAGATATGGAAGAAATTGAAAGAGATTTAGGATTCTAAAAAGTTTAATTGTTTAAAAGATTAATCGCTTGATTTTCTTTAAAATGTTTTAAACAAATAACCAGTTAATCGAATACAGTTTGAAACTAACCATATTAGGTTGTTACGCAGCCACACCTCGTACTTTTACCAATCCTACAGCACAGGTATTAGAAATAAAAAACCGATTGTTCTTGATTGATTGTGGAGAAGGTACTCAGGTGCAATTACGTAAAAATAAAATAAAATTTTCAAAAATTAATCACGTCTTCATTTCTCATTTACATGGTGATCATTTTTTTGGGCTAATAGGTTTAATTTCTACTTTTAGTTTATTAGGTAGAACTACTGATTTACATATTTATGGTCCCAAGGGTATTAAGGAAATTTCACTTTTGCAATTAAAATTATCTAACTCTTGGACGAATTATAAATTGTTTTTCCATGAAATAGTGTCGGAGGAAAGTAAAGTGATTTTTGAAGATGATAAAGTGATAGTCAAAACCATTCCTCTTAAACATCGTGTTTATACCAATGGTTTTTTGTTCCAAGAAAAATTAGACAAACGAAAACTGAATGTTGAAGCTGTTGAAAGGTATAAAATTGATACTTGTTTTTATCAAAATATAAAAAACGGAAAAGACATCACATTGGATAATGGTGATGTTATCGAAAATGGAGAATTGACTTTTGATCCAATAGCTCCTAAAAGTTATGCCTTTTGTTCGGATACTGTCTATAATGAAGCTATTTTACCGGTGATTGAAGGTGTCGATGTTCTGTACCATGAATCGACTTTTTTGGACTCGGAAAAAGTACTAGCGAATAAAACCATGCACTCCACAGCCATAGAAGCAGCAACGATAGCAATGAAGTCGAATGCGAAGCAATTAATTTTAGGACATTATTCTACTAGATATGAGTCTATTGAATTGTTTCAAAAAGAAGCGAAAACTGTTTTTTCAGAAGTGTGGCTAGCAGATGACGGTAAAAGTTTTGATTTATAGTAATTAAAGTAGGATAGAAAAAAAATAAACAATGAATGATTTAAGTAACTAC from Flavobacterium ovatum carries:
- a CDS encoding ribonuclease Z encodes the protein MKVDEKGNTMTLKDTQGDFTSFLMKVTHQYKTYENHNIIIDLLAHKDITTEDVIALLPLSKQHKKAKKSFIVVVGDFDYNAIPTKLTVVPTLLEANDIIDMEEIERDLGF
- a CDS encoding ribonuclease Z codes for the protein MKLTILGCYAATPRTFTNPTAQVLEIKNRLFLIDCGEGTQVQLRKNKIKFSKINHVFISHLHGDHFFGLIGLISTFSLLGRTTDLHIYGPKGIKEISLLQLKLSNSWTNYKLFFHEIVSEESKVIFEDDKVIVKTIPLKHRVYTNGFLFQEKLDKRKLNVEAVERYKIDTCFYQNIKNGKDITLDNGDVIENGELTFDPIAPKSYAFCSDTVYNEAILPVIEGVDVLYHESTFLDSEKVLANKTMHSTAIEAATIAMKSNAKQLILGHYSTRYESIELFQKEAKTVFSEVWLADDGKSFDL